The Niastella koreensis GR20-10 genome includes a window with the following:
- a CDS encoding amino acid permease, with the protein MSLFVKKPLDSLLNEAKDSSGHTLKKTLGAWALVALGIGAIIGAGLFSITGGAAANQAGPAITISFIVAALGCAFAGLCYAEFSSMIPVAGSAYTYSYATMGEFVAWIIGWDLVLEYAVGAATVSISWSRYLVKFLHGFNIDLPVSMTAGPWDHGVINVPAVFVVILMSLLLVKGTRESATINAIIVALKVTVVLIFIFLGWKYINTANYTPYIPENTGTFGEFGFSGIIRAAAIVFFAYIGFDAVSTAAQEAKNPKKDMPWGILGSLAICTVLYILFAHVMTGVTSYTTFRGQDGIAPVAVAIDHMGKADAAGVIHADYPWLNKAIVLAILAGYMSVILVMLMGQSRVFFSMSKDGLMPKVFSEVHPKFRTPAKNNLLFLFFVSLFAAFVPARVVGEMTSIGTLFAFILVCIGVVIMRKTMPNAPRAFKTPWVPLVPFLGVFTCLFMMVFLPLDTWIRLFVWMILGLDIYLAYGVRHSILSSKSPETIPQGNKIGGICGLTLSVVLGIIAYAHHVLTLKEAAEAIAKHVKPEDVPGDNGLFYFSLAFALLHVGIFGAKLFKKK; encoded by the coding sequence ATGAGTTTATTTGTAAAGAAACCGTTGGATTCATTATTGAATGAAGCAAAGGACTCCAGTGGACACACCCTTAAAAAGACACTGGGCGCCTGGGCTCTTGTAGCGTTGGGTATTGGCGCTATTATTGGTGCCGGTTTATTCTCCATTACCGGTGGCGCTGCTGCCAACCAGGCCGGCCCTGCAATCACCATCTCCTTCATTGTAGCAGCATTGGGTTGTGCCTTTGCCGGTTTATGTTATGCAGAATTTTCATCTATGATCCCCGTTGCGGGAAGTGCTTATACATATTCATATGCTACCATGGGTGAATTTGTGGCCTGGATCATTGGCTGGGACCTGGTGCTGGAATATGCAGTGGGCGCAGCTACTGTAAGTATTAGCTGGAGCCGTTACCTGGTAAAATTCCTGCACGGGTTTAATATCGATCTTCCCGTTTCCATGACAGCCGGTCCCTGGGACCATGGTGTTATAAACGTTCCTGCCGTTTTTGTCGTAATACTGATGAGCTTGTTGCTGGTAAAAGGAACCAGGGAAAGTGCTACCATCAACGCTATCATTGTTGCCTTGAAAGTAACAGTTGTATTAATTTTTATTTTCCTGGGTTGGAAATATATCAACACTGCTAACTATACTCCTTACATTCCTGAAAATACCGGCACTTTTGGTGAGTTTGGTTTCAGTGGAATTATCCGGGCGGCAGCCATTGTGTTCTTTGCCTACATTGGGTTCGATGCGGTAAGTACAGCCGCCCAGGAGGCCAAGAACCCCAAAAAAGACATGCCCTGGGGTATCCTCGGTTCACTGGCTATTTGTACCGTTCTGTATATCCTGTTTGCACACGTTATGACTGGTGTAACCAGCTATACCACATTCAGAGGTCAGGATGGTATTGCGCCAGTTGCAGTAGCCATCGACCACATGGGTAAGGCTGATGCAGCCGGTGTGATACATGCCGATTATCCCTGGTTGAACAAAGCAATAGTATTAGCCATTCTGGCCGGTTATATGTCGGTGATCCTGGTGATGTTGATGGGTCAAAGCCGCGTATTCTTCAGTATGAGTAAAGATGGCCTGATGCCAAAAGTGTTTTCTGAAGTACACCCCAAATTCCGCACGCCCGCTAAAAATAATTTGCTGTTCCTGTTTTTTGTGAGCCTGTTTGCCGCCTTTGTACCAGCCCGCGTAGTTGGTGAAATGACCAGTATCGGTACCCTGTTTGCCTTTATCCTGGTTTGTATTGGCGTGGTTATCATGCGTAAAACAATGCCTAATGCGCCCCGTGCCTTCAAAACACCATGGGTGCCTTTAGTGCCTTTCCTGGGTGTATTTACCTGTTTGTTCATGATGGTTTTCCTGCCACTCGATACCTGGATCCGGTTGTTCGTATGGATGATCCTCGGTCTTGATATTTACCTGGCTTATGGCGTGCGCCACAGTATATTATCTTCTAAAAGCCCTGAAACCATACCCCAGGGTAATAAAATAGGTGGTATCTGCGGATTAACTCTTTCCGTAGTATTGGGAATCATTGCCTATGCACATCACGTGTTGACATTAAAAGAGGCTGCAGAAGCTATTGCCAAACATGTTAAGCCGGAAGATGTACCAGGTGATAATGGCCTTTTCTACTTTTCATTGGCGTTTGCCCTGCTCCATGTTGGTATATTCGGGGCTAAATTATTCAAAAAGAAATAA
- a CDS encoding YebC/PmpR family DNA-binding transcriptional regulator, translating into MGRIFEVRKHTMFARWDRMAKQFTRIGKEIAIAVKAGGPDPSTNPALRRCFQNAKSVNMPKDRVEAAIKRASGKEMENFDEILYEGYGPNGVAILVETATDNHVRTVANLKAIFNKGNGTLGNSGSVSFQFKKMGVFKLKPEGLSQDDLELELIDAGLEEMGEGTGENGEPVLVIRVAFNDFGNMQKALEEKNITPISAEVEWIPGTTVQLGEEAAQEVLKLVDKIEQDDDVQKVFHNLQ; encoded by the coding sequence ATGGGTCGCATATTTGAAGTACGTAAACACACGATGTTTGCCCGGTGGGACCGGATGGCCAAACAATTTACCCGTATTGGAAAGGAAATTGCCATTGCAGTAAAAGCCGGTGGCCCCGATCCCAGTACCAACCCGGCCCTCAGGCGTTGTTTTCAGAACGCCAAGAGCGTGAACATGCCAAAAGACCGCGTGGAAGCAGCCATCAAGCGGGCCTCTGGTAAGGAAATGGAGAATTTTGACGAGATCCTGTACGAAGGATACGGACCCAACGGCGTAGCCATTCTGGTAGAAACCGCTACCGATAACCACGTGCGCACCGTAGCCAACTTAAAGGCTATTTTCAATAAAGGAAACGGCACCCTGGGTAACAGCGGCAGCGTAAGCTTCCAGTTCAAAAAAATGGGTGTTTTCAAACTGAAACCGGAAGGCCTGAGCCAGGACGACCTGGAACTGGAACTCATCGATGCAGGTTTGGAAGAAATGGGTGAAGGCACTGGCGAAAACGGGGAACCCGTACTGGTGATCCGCGTGGCTTTCAACGACTTCGGCAACATGCAAAAAGCGCTGGAAGAAAAAAATATTACGCCAATCAGCGCTGAGGTAGAGTGGATCCCCGGCACCACGGTGCAATTGGGTGAAGAAGCAGCCCAGGAAGTGTTGAAACTGGTTGATAAAATTGAACAGGACGACGACGTGCAGAAGGTATTTCATAACCTGCAGTAA
- a CDS encoding DUF2304 domain-containing protein, with product MLTATEKRFIKYWEDQRQGGRVKYSLLYIITGSFVATLVLSFLSMMVGIDLPTNLVLIAVGSFCIVTIATLFSWWHNEKKFKKIIQREIREGIKRDESMDNSQ from the coding sequence GTGCTAACAGCTACCGAAAAACGATTTATAAAATATTGGGAAGATCAGCGACAGGGTGGCAGGGTAAAATATTCCCTGTTATATATTATTACTGGTTCGTTTGTGGCCACCCTGGTGCTTTCTTTTTTATCGATGATGGTGGGAATAGATCTGCCAACCAACCTCGTGCTGATCGCTGTTGGAAGTTTTTGTATAGTTACCATCGCTACCCTGTTCAGCTGGTGGCATAATGAAAAGAAATTTAAGAAGATCATTCAGCGGGAGATCAGGGAAGGGATAAAACGGGATGAATCAATGGACAATAGCCAATAG
- a CDS encoding PhzF family phenazine biosynthesis protein, protein MKLTLYQIDAFTNHLFGGNPAAVIPLEEWISDSLMQRLAMENNLSETVFFVPSKKPDADFEIRWFTPVSEINLCGHATLASAFVLYHVMGYGFPAIRFQSKSGILVVTKNFDRISMDFPAWKPEPLADVPAELATALGNLTITSVYKYRDYLVEVADENMVQLCQPDFTLLKKLGHKVILTAKGSKADFVSRFFAPTVGVDEDPVTGSAHSQLIPYWSEKLGKKSMYAKQLSKRGGDLWVEYLGDRVTIAGQCVFFMKGEIDL, encoded by the coding sequence ATGAAACTAACCCTTTACCAAATTGATGCCTTCACAAATCACCTGTTCGGAGGTAACCCGGCAGCCGTTATTCCATTGGAAGAATGGATCAGTGATAGCCTGATGCAGCGACTGGCTATGGAGAATAACCTGAGCGAAACTGTTTTCTTTGTGCCCTCAAAGAAACCGGATGCCGATTTTGAGATCCGTTGGTTTACTCCGGTATCGGAGATCAATCTGTGCGGACATGCCACCCTGGCTTCCGCCTTTGTTTTATACCATGTAATGGGCTATGGTTTCCCGGCTATCCGTTTTCAGTCAAAAAGCGGCATCCTGGTGGTAACCAAAAATTTCGACAGGATCAGTATGGACTTCCCCGCCTGGAAACCGGAACCGCTTGCCGATGTGCCGGCCGAATTAGCGACTGCCCTCGGCAACCTTACCATCACCAGCGTGTATAAATACCGCGATTACCTGGTTGAAGTGGCCGATGAGAACATGGTTCAATTGTGCCAGCCTGATTTTACCTTATTAAAAAAGCTGGGGCATAAAGTGATCCTCACTGCTAAAGGAAGCAAGGCTGATTTTGTATCGAGGTTCTTTGCACCAACCGTAGGTGTTGATGAAGATCCGGTAACCGGGTCGGCTCATTCGCAACTGATACCTTACTGGTCAGAAAAACTGGGTAAAAAATCGATGTACGCCAAACAGCTGTCGAAACGTGGTGGCGACTTGTGGGTTGAATACCTGGGCGACCGGGTAACCATCGCCGGTCAGTGCGTATTCTTTATGAAAGGCGAAATTGATTTATAA
- a CDS encoding pyridoxal phosphate-dependent aminotransferase has product MLTLSSRGQLMPPSPIRKLVPFAEGAKKRGTKVYHLNIGQPDIETPEPILDAVRHADFKVLEYSHSAGNESYRRKLVQYYKKNGIEADHTQIIVTTGGSEAILFGFMACLDPGDEVIIPEPFYANYNGFAVAAGVKVVPVTSHIDKGFALPPISAIEELVTPKTKAILICNPNNPTGYLYSREEMETLKQIVQKHNLYLFSDEAYREFCYGGENVSAMHLAGIEENVILMDTISKRYSACGGRIGALVTKNKQVLDAVMKFAQARLSPPSFAQILGEAAVDLPDNYFDATKAEYQKRRDVLVKRLNDMPGVTCPNPRGAFYAMARLPIDDADVFCQWLLESFSYNGQTLMLAPASGFYGTPGLGKNEVRLAYVLNVNDLNKAMDCLQQALKEYPGRK; this is encoded by the coding sequence ATGCTAACACTTAGTAGTCGCGGCCAACTGATGCCGCCATCACCTATACGTAAACTGGTGCCATTCGCTGAAGGAGCTAAAAAGCGGGGCACAAAAGTATATCACCTGAACATCGGCCAGCCCGATATTGAAACGCCGGAGCCGATCCTGGATGCTGTTCGTCATGCCGATTTTAAAGTACTTGAATATAGCCACAGCGCCGGTAATGAAAGCTACCGCCGCAAGCTGGTACAGTATTATAAAAAGAACGGGATTGAAGCAGACCATACCCAGATCATTGTAACAACCGGTGGCTCTGAAGCCATTTTATTTGGCTTTATGGCCTGTTTGGACCCAGGTGATGAAGTAATTATCCCCGAACCCTTCTACGCCAATTATAATGGCTTTGCCGTAGCTGCAGGCGTTAAAGTCGTGCCTGTAACCTCACATATAGATAAAGGTTTTGCCTTACCGCCTATTTCTGCCATTGAAGAACTGGTAACACCCAAAACCAAAGCCATTCTTATTTGCAATCCCAATAACCCCACAGGTTATTTATACAGCCGGGAAGAAATGGAAACGCTGAAACAGATCGTTCAGAAACACAATCTGTACCTGTTCTCGGATGAAGCTTACCGCGAATTTTGCTATGGCGGGGAAAATGTAAGCGCCATGCATTTAGCAGGCATTGAAGAAAATGTGATCCTGATGGATACCATCTCCAAACGATACAGCGCCTGCGGCGGCCGTATTGGAGCCCTGGTAACAAAAAATAAACAGGTGCTGGATGCCGTGATGAAATTTGCCCAGGCAAGGTTAAGTCCGCCCTCATTTGCCCAGATCCTGGGTGAGGCTGCCGTTGACCTGCCCGACAATTATTTTGATGCGACCAAAGCCGAATACCAGAAACGCCGCGATGTGCTGGTAAAGCGGTTGAACGATATGCCCGGCGTTACCTGTCCCAACCCGCGTGGTGCGTTTTATGCCATGGCACGTTTACCCATCGACGATGCCGATGTGTTTTGTCAATGGTTGCTGGAATCGTTCTCTTATAACGGACAAACGTTGATGCTGGCCCCTGCGAGTGGTTTTTATGGTACTCCAGGACTGGGTAAAAACGAAGTGCGGCTGGCGTATGTATTAAATGTAAATGATCTTAATAAAGCGATGGACTGTTTACAACAGGCATTGAAAGAGTATCCCGGAAGAAAGTAA
- a CDS encoding DUF1573 domain-containing protein has protein sequence MKSFVLAFAALILSAGVFAQTAAPATVKKADSFVKFKDVTHDFGKIKQGTPVTYAFAFSNITDKPVVIESATASCGCTTPTKPEAPVAKGKEDKITAGFNAAAAGPFNKTIYVKVAGVDQPLELKITGEVLKAEDYANYEKETKKG, from the coding sequence ATGAAAAGTTTCGTATTAGCATTTGCAGCATTGATCTTATCTGCTGGTGTATTTGCTCAGACTGCGGCGCCTGCAACTGTTAAAAAGGCGGATAGCTTTGTTAAGTTTAAGGATGTAACGCACGACTTTGGCAAAATCAAACAAGGTACACCCGTTACATATGCATTCGCATTCTCTAATATTACCGATAAACCCGTAGTTATTGAATCAGCTACTGCTTCCTGCGGTTGCACAACCCCTACAAAACCTGAAGCTCCTGTTGCAAAAGGTAAAGAAGATAAAATCACTGCCGGTTTCAATGCGGCGGCCGCCGGCCCCTTTAATAAAACTATATATGTAAAAGTAGCCGGGGTAGACCAACCTTTGGAATTGAAAATTACTGGCGAAGTGCTGAAAGCTGAAGACTACGCCAATTACGAAAAAGAAACTAAAAAAGGTTAA
- a CDS encoding thiol-disulfide oxidoreductase DCC family protein has translation MSGIKSKYIILFDGVCNLCSGTVQFLLKRDKKKRFLFGSLQGKTGQEYLRKYHLPADQFHSFMLIEGNVLYTRSTAVLRMLRYLGRGWQLLYVFIYVPQPIRDGLYKLIATNRYKLFGKKDACQIPSIEEKDRFLE, from the coding sequence ATGTCCGGAATCAAATCGAAATATATAATACTCTTTGATGGGGTATGTAATTTATGCAGCGGAACGGTGCAGTTTCTTTTAAAAAGAGATAAGAAAAAGCGATTCCTCTTTGGGTCATTGCAGGGGAAAACCGGCCAGGAATACCTGCGAAAATATCACCTGCCTGCCGACCAGTTCCATTCTTTTATGTTGATTGAAGGAAATGTTTTATACACCCGTTCTACAGCCGTGTTGCGGATGTTACGGTACCTGGGGCGTGGCTGGCAATTGTTGTATGTGTTTATTTACGTGCCCCAGCCTATTCGCGATGGCCTGTATAAACTCATTGCCACCAACCGCTATAAACTATTTGGAAAGAAGGACGCCTGCCAAATACCAAGTATTGAAGAAAAAGATAGATTTCTTGAATGA
- a CDS encoding DUF1573 domain-containing protein, which translates to MKRLFLLVCLATVTLVTKAQTAANTKPVETKPVEVIQLKETSYDFGKIQQGRPVTHNFELVNTGKEPLMLENVQASCGCTTPEWSKDAIQPGATSTIKVGYNAAAEGQFTKTITITYNNHQFKTLTITGNVFKGPATSAPVNASLSLLKNN; encoded by the coding sequence ATGAAGAGATTGTTTTTACTGGTTTGCCTGGCAACAGTCACGCTGGTTACCAAAGCTCAAACGGCAGCAAATACAAAGCCGGTTGAAACAAAACCAGTGGAGGTTATTCAGTTAAAGGAAACCTCTTATGACTTTGGAAAAATTCAACAAGGAAGGCCTGTTACCCATAACTTTGAGCTCGTAAACACTGGTAAAGAACCCCTGATGCTGGAAAATGTACAGGCATCCTGCGGTTGCACTACTCCTGAATGGAGCAAAGACGCCATTCAACCCGGCGCTACCAGCACCATTAAAGTAGGTTACAATGCCGCAGCGGAAGGCCAGTTCACAAAAACGATTACCATTACATACAATAATCACCAATTCAAGACATTGACGATTACAGGTAACGTTTTTAAAGGTCCGGCAACCTCGGCACCCGTGAATGCGTCTTTATCGTTATTGAAAAACAATTAA
- a CDS encoding alpha-ketoacid dehydrogenase subunit alpha/beta, translating into MENSTHNQSLAGEKLSFDKFREEVLNDYRLACESREVSLLGRKEVLTGKAKFGIFGDGKEIAQIAASKFFQPGDFLSGYYRDQTFAFATGQATIEEFFSQLYADPDTANDPHSGGRQMNAHFATAIVDKQGEWLDLVNRKNIAAGLAPTAGQMPRALGMALASKFFRHSDVLKDLTHLSNNGNEICFCTIGDASTSEGHFWEALNAAGVMQIPLAVFVWDDGYGISVPRRLQTIKGSISEAMRGMQRKDNTNGFDIYKVKAWDYAGMCEVFESAIRRMRETHIPALFHVEEVTQPQGHSTSGSHERYKTPERLAWEREWDGNKKMREWLLENTLASEEELEEIETRAKELVRQSKVRAWEKYISPIRQLVARCMETLDSLIGHGADTTGEIAAAKNTLAANREPLRKDVIQALHKAILAAGGSHLIAEAKEFYQQLKKEGYKTYGSYLYDESPKSPMKITTTPLEFAHDAPSMNGYEILNHYFDELFARNPKVVAFGEDVGKIGDVNQGFSGLQNKYGENRIFDTSIRELTIIGQGIGLAYRGLRPIAEIQYIDYMLYGLQQLSDNASTLYWRTKGRQACPLIVRTRGHRLEGIWHSGSPMGMMLHSLRGMHICVPRNMVQAAGMYNTLLSGNDPGIVVECLNGYRLKEKLPSNIVDYKVALGVPEVIREGTDITIVSYGSVLRIISEAAEILENADISCEIIDVQTLLPFDVNHLILDSLKKTNRIVFVDEDVPGGAAGYMYNKVLEEQGGYRWLDVSPRTITSQAHRPSYGSDGDYFSKPNVEQIVDVIQEMMSE; encoded by the coding sequence ATGGAAAATAGCACTCACAATCAATCGCTTGCCGGCGAGAAGCTGTCTTTCGATAAATTTCGCGAAGAAGTATTAAATGACTATCGCCTGGCCTGCGAAAGCCGGGAGGTTAGTTTGCTGGGTCGGAAAGAAGTACTTACCGGTAAAGCCAAGTTTGGCATTTTTGGTGATGGCAAAGAGATAGCGCAAATTGCGGCTTCCAAATTTTTCCAGCCCGGCGATTTCCTGTCGGGTTATTATCGCGATCAAACGTTTGCTTTTGCCACCGGCCAGGCCACCATTGAAGAATTCTTTTCACAACTGTATGCCGATCCTGATACGGCGAATGACCCCCATAGTGGCGGCAGGCAAATGAACGCTCATTTTGCCACTGCCATCGTTGATAAGCAGGGGGAATGGCTTGACCTGGTTAACCGGAAAAACATTGCTGCCGGTTTGGCGCCTACTGCCGGACAAATGCCGCGTGCATTGGGTATGGCCCTGGCTTCCAAATTTTTCCGTCATTCAGATGTGCTGAAAGACCTGACTCACCTGAGCAACAACGGAAATGAGATCTGTTTCTGTACTATCGGCGATGCGTCTACGTCTGAAGGGCACTTCTGGGAAGCCCTGAATGCTGCCGGTGTTATGCAAATACCGCTGGCTGTTTTTGTATGGGACGATGGATACGGTATTTCCGTTCCGCGCCGCTTGCAAACCATAAAAGGATCAATTTCTGAAGCCATGCGTGGTATGCAACGCAAGGATAATACCAATGGTTTTGATATATATAAAGTAAAAGCCTGGGATTATGCAGGCATGTGTGAAGTGTTTGAATCGGCCATCCGCCGCATGCGCGAAACACATATTCCTGCCTTGTTCCATGTGGAGGAAGTAACCCAACCGCAAGGCCATTCCACTTCGGGCAGCCACGAACGGTATAAAACACCGGAGCGCCTGGCCTGGGAACGCGAATGGGATGGAAATAAAAAAATGCGGGAATGGCTGCTCGAAAATACCCTGGCCAGTGAAGAAGAGCTGGAAGAAATTGAGACCAGGGCCAAAGAATTGGTGCGTCAAAGTAAAGTGCGGGCCTGGGAAAAGTACATTTCACCTATCAGGCAGTTGGTAGCCCGGTGCATGGAAACGCTCGATTCCCTGATTGGGCATGGCGCTGATACCACCGGCGAAATAGCTGCTGCGAAAAATACTTTGGCCGCTAACCGCGAGCCATTGCGTAAAGATGTTATTCAGGCTTTACACAAAGCCATTCTGGCGGCTGGTGGTTCGCATTTGATCGCTGAAGCGAAAGAGTTCTACCAGCAATTGAAAAAAGAAGGGTACAAAACTTACGGTAGTTATTTGTACGATGAAAGTCCGAAGAGCCCGATGAAGATAACTACCACGCCATTGGAATTTGCCCATGACGCACCCAGCATGAACGGGTATGAGATCCTGAATCATTATTTCGATGAACTGTTTGCCAGGAATCCTAAAGTGGTGGCCTTCGGCGAAGATGTGGGTAAGATTGGTGACGTGAACCAGGGTTTTTCCGGCTTACAGAATAAATACGGCGAGAACCGCATTTTCGATACTTCTATCCGCGAGTTAACCATCATTGGACAGGGAATAGGGCTGGCTTATCGCGGTCTGCGGCCCATAGCCGAAATTCAGTACATCGATTACATGTTATACGGTCTGCAACAATTGAGCGATAATGCCTCTACCCTGTATTGGCGTACCAAAGGCCGTCAGGCTTGTCCGCTCATTGTACGTACACGTGGTCACCGCCTCGAAGGCATCTGGCACAGTGGTTCACCCATGGGTATGATGCTGCATTCGCTGCGTGGGATGCATATTTGTGTTCCGCGTAACATGGTGCAGGCGGCAGGTATGTATAATACCTTATTATCAGGTAACGATCCCGGTATTGTAGTGGAATGTTTGAATGGCTACCGGTTGAAAGAAAAATTACCAAGCAATATTGTTGATTATAAAGTAGCGCTGGGTGTACCTGAAGTTATTCGTGAGGGTACCGATATTACCATTGTTTCCTACGGCAGTGTGCTGCGCATCATTAGTGAAGCGGCTGAGATCCTGGAAAACGCTGATATCAGTTGCGAGATCATCGACGTGCAAACGCTGTTGCCATTCGATGTGAACCATCTTATTCTGGACTCACTGAAAAAGACCAATCGCATTGTGTTTGTTGATGAAGACGTGCCTGGTGGCGCTGCGGGTTATATGTACAACAAAGTACTGGAAGAGCAGGGCGGTTATCGCTGGCTCGATGTGTCGCCCCGCACCATTACCAGTCAGGCGCACAGGCCCAGTTACGGCAGCGATGGCGATTACTTCAGCAAACCAAACGTAGAGCAGATTGTTGATGTGATCCAGGAGATGATGAGTGAATAG
- a CDS encoding exo-beta-N-acetylmuramidase NamZ family protein — protein MTNHAATTNCFAPSRLALLQHGFNIVKLFSPEHGLDTTGADGHAMGNSTDPLTHLPVVSLYGDKLAPAPEDLIDIDVVLFDIPDIGSRFYTYLWTMTHVLEACAVYNLPFIVADRPNPVSGNLRLAEGPMLDEVHCSSFIGRWSIPVRHSCTMGELAKYFNATRNINCELEVIPCNYWQRDIYYTEWSHSFVPLSPAIPGFESALLYPGLCYLEATNCSEGRGTATPFRIAGAPWMQANETARLFNSMQAANANSVYARPIMYTPTEGKYVGQRCNGIMLHVTDPNAFLPVTIGWLLIRIIKELHPQHFQWATYPTHVNPSGKNHLDLLSGISGTPILFETALADFTDAVREHIELKDWFLRIQPHLMYI, from the coding sequence GTGACCAATCATGCGGCTACTACCAACTGTTTTGCTCCATCCCGGTTGGCTTTATTACAGCATGGGTTTAATATCGTAAAATTATTCTCGCCTGAACATGGACTCGATACTACCGGCGCTGACGGCCATGCAATGGGCAATTCAACCGACCCGCTTACTCATTTGCCGGTAGTTAGTTTGTATGGCGATAAACTGGCGCCCGCCCCTGAAGACCTCATTGACATTGACGTGGTGTTGTTCGATATTCCCGATATCGGCAGCCGGTTCTATACCTACTTATGGACGATGACGCATGTGCTGGAAGCCTGTGCTGTTTATAATCTTCCCTTTATAGTTGCCGACAGGCCCAACCCGGTTTCGGGTAATTTAAGGCTGGCCGAAGGCCCTATGCTCGATGAAGTACACTGTAGTAGTTTCATCGGCCGCTGGTCTATCCCGGTACGGCATAGTTGTACCATGGGAGAGCTGGCAAAATACTTTAACGCCACAAGAAATATTAATTGTGAGCTGGAAGTAATTCCGTGTAACTATTGGCAGCGGGATATATATTATACTGAATGGAGCCATTCATTTGTGCCCTTATCGCCAGCCATACCGGGCTTTGAATCGGCATTGTTGTATCCGGGGTTATGCTACCTTGAAGCTACCAATTGCAGCGAGGGGAGGGGTACGGCCACGCCTTTTCGCATAGCGGGTGCGCCCTGGATGCAGGCCAATGAAACTGCCCGGCTGTTTAATTCCATGCAGGCTGCCAATGCAAACAGTGTATACGCCCGGCCAATTATGTATACACCAACCGAAGGTAAATATGTGGGGCAGCGCTGTAACGGTATAATGCTGCATGTTACCGATCCAAATGCTTTTCTACCGGTAACCATAGGTTGGTTACTTATCAGGATTATAAAAGAACTGCATCCACAACATTTTCAGTGGGCGACTTATCCTACACATGTAAATCCCTCCGGTAAAAACCATCTCGATCTTTTGTCGGGCATCTCAGGCACCCCAATCCTTTTTGAAACAGCCTTAGCTGATTTTACAGATGCTGTAAGGGAACATATTGAACTCAAAGATTGGTTCTTACGTATTCAACCTCATTTGATGTACATATAG